A region of Paraburkholderia largidicola DNA encodes the following proteins:
- a CDS encoding feruloyl-CoA synthase, which produces MMTVTPTQPAAASYRPVRIPERHTLVERRADGTLILRSATPPPDIAERSFADFIPAWAAQRGNRPAFRERDAHGDWRSLSWADLWRQVQLVGAALLGLGLDQDQPLMLLSGNSIEQAVLLLAAEYVGVPTAPVSPAYSTVSKDFARLLGVATLVPPAALFVQETGPYERALAALSSATTTVIAVQGVRPGVIAWADLIAEDLTPQQIAKVAAAHAAIRADDTARVLFTSGSTGTPKGVALTYGNFRAVAAYYADNLGWLRETEPVFLDWLPWHHGLGGVLNLGRSIQFGAAHHIDDGRPLPGMIERTVRNLRDVSPTIFTSVPSAWTVLAGELERDPELAQKLFANVHYFGYGGASLPRDVWQRIQQVAEQTIGQRIAFCTGLACTETSGMGTYCGRANAENGNIGTPVPGAEVKLVPLEGGDARYEIRMRGPHVFGGYVAHPELTAAAFDDDGFFRLGDAVRLVNADDPSQGMLFAGRVVEDFKLTNGTWVRTGAVRLALLECCSPLLTDAVICGHDHDYLAALAWPNVAACRKLAPELATLDAAALVQHPIVVDAISKCLRSQANSGSSLRIERLMLMAEPPSIDANEIADKGYVNQSVTRARRAHFVEQLFQTSPAAHIARAQ; this is translated from the coding sequence ATGATGACGGTCACCCCCACTCAACCGGCGGCAGCGTCCTACCGTCCCGTTCGTATTCCCGAGCGGCACACGCTGGTCGAACGTCGTGCGGATGGCACGCTGATACTGCGCTCGGCCACGCCGCCTCCCGACATCGCGGAACGAAGCTTCGCGGATTTCATCCCCGCCTGGGCCGCTCAGCGAGGCAACCGACCCGCGTTCCGCGAGCGCGACGCACACGGCGACTGGCGTTCGCTCAGCTGGGCCGACCTGTGGCGGCAAGTCCAGCTCGTCGGCGCGGCGCTGCTCGGGCTCGGCCTCGATCAGGATCAGCCGCTGATGCTGCTGTCGGGCAATTCAATCGAGCAGGCGGTGCTGCTGCTCGCCGCCGAATACGTCGGTGTGCCCACTGCGCCCGTCTCCCCCGCCTACTCGACCGTCAGCAAGGATTTCGCCCGCCTGCTCGGCGTCGCGACGCTCGTGCCGCCCGCCGCGCTGTTCGTACAGGAGACCGGGCCGTACGAGCGCGCGCTCGCCGCGCTCAGCTCGGCTACGACGACCGTCATCGCAGTCCAGGGCGTGCGCCCTGGCGTCATCGCCTGGGCCGACCTGATCGCCGAAGACCTCACGCCGCAGCAGATCGCAAAGGTGGCAGCCGCGCACGCGGCGATCCGCGCCGACGACACCGCACGCGTGCTGTTCACGTCCGGTTCGACGGGCACGCCCAAAGGCGTCGCGCTGACGTACGGCAACTTCCGCGCGGTCGCCGCGTACTACGCGGACAATCTAGGCTGGCTGCGCGAGACCGAGCCGGTGTTTCTCGACTGGCTGCCGTGGCACCATGGCCTCGGCGGCGTGCTGAACCTCGGGCGCTCGATCCAGTTCGGCGCCGCCCATCATATCGACGACGGCAGGCCACTGCCCGGCATGATCGAGCGTACGGTGCGCAATCTGCGCGATGTATCGCCGACCATCTTCACGAGCGTGCCGTCCGCGTGGACCGTGCTCGCGGGCGAACTCGAACGCGACCCGGAACTCGCGCAGAAGCTGTTCGCGAACGTGCATTACTTCGGCTACGGCGGCGCGAGCCTGCCGCGCGACGTCTGGCAACGCATCCAGCAGGTCGCGGAGCAAACCATCGGTCAGCGGATCGCGTTCTGCACGGGACTCGCCTGTACCGAAACGAGCGGCATGGGCACCTACTGCGGCCGCGCGAACGCGGAGAACGGCAACATCGGCACACCCGTCCCCGGCGCCGAGGTGAAGCTCGTGCCGCTCGAAGGCGGCGATGCGCGCTACGAGATCCGCATGCGCGGGCCGCATGTGTTCGGCGGCTATGTCGCGCATCCGGAACTGACGGCGGCCGCCTTCGACGACGACGGCTTCTTCCGGCTCGGCGACGCCGTGCGTCTCGTGAATGCCGACGATCCGTCGCAAGGCATGTTGTTCGCCGGCCGCGTCGTCGAAGACTTCAAGCTGACCAACGGCACATGGGTGCGCACGGGCGCCGTGCGTCTCGCGCTACTCGAATGCTGCTCGCCGTTGCTGACGGATGCCGTGATCTGCGGACACGATCACGACTACCTGGCCGCGCTCGCGTGGCCCAATGTCGCGGCGTGCCGCAAGCTCGCGCCGGAACTCGCGACGCTCGATGCCGCGGCGCTGGTGCAGCACCCCATCGTCGTCGATGCGATCAGCAAATGCTTGCGCTCGCAGGCAAACAGCGGTTCCAGTCTGCGCATCGAGCGCCTGATGCTGATGGCCGAGCCGCCGTCCATCGACGCCAATGAGATCGCCGACAAGGGTTACGTCAACCAGTCGGTGACGCGCGCACGCCGCGCGCATTTCGTCGAGCAACTGTTCCAGACTTCACCCGCCGCGCATATCGCTCGCGCGCAGTAA
- a CDS encoding lipid-transfer protein, with product MTRNVFVAGVGMIPFKKPGTSDAYDVMGANAVRDALADAGVSYADVQQAYAGYVYGDSTSGQKALYHVGMTGIPVINVNNNCATGSSALFLARQAVASGAVDCALAVGFEYMGPGALKSVWTDRASALERALDMTDQLVGRPEGLSNAIRQFAGAGMAHMKKYGTKLETFAKIRAKASQHAARNPLAVFRNVVSTEDVMAAPMLWDGVLTRLMACPPTCGAAAAIIVSEEFARKRGLHTDVTIAGQALTTDLPSTYDARDMIRVVGFDMTRDAAKSAYEQAGIGPEDIDVIELHDCFAQNELLTYEGLGLCAEGEGAKLVSDDDNTYGGKWVVNPSGGLLSKGHPLGATGLAQCFELTQQLRGKADARQVEGARIALAHNVGLGGACVVTVYKAAR from the coding sequence ATGACTCGCAATGTCTTCGTTGCCGGTGTCGGCATGATTCCGTTCAAGAAGCCGGGCACCAGCGATGCCTATGACGTGATGGGCGCGAACGCAGTGCGCGATGCACTCGCCGACGCTGGCGTCAGCTATGCCGACGTACAGCAAGCCTATGCCGGCTACGTGTATGGCGATTCGACCTCCGGTCAGAAAGCGCTCTATCACGTCGGCATGACGGGCATTCCCGTCATCAACGTGAACAACAATTGCGCGACGGGCTCGTCGGCGTTGTTTCTCGCGCGTCAGGCCGTGGCGAGCGGCGCCGTCGATTGCGCGCTCGCCGTCGGCTTCGAGTACATGGGTCCGGGCGCGCTCAAGTCGGTGTGGACCGACCGCGCCAGCGCGCTCGAACGCGCGCTCGACATGACGGATCAGCTCGTCGGCCGTCCCGAGGGGTTGAGCAACGCGATTCGCCAGTTCGCGGGCGCGGGCATGGCGCACATGAAGAAGTACGGCACGAAGCTCGAAACGTTCGCGAAGATTCGCGCGAAGGCGAGCCAGCACGCGGCGCGAAATCCGCTCGCCGTGTTCCGCAACGTGGTGTCGACGGAAGACGTGATGGCCGCGCCGATGCTGTGGGACGGCGTGCTGACGCGTCTGATGGCCTGCCCGCCGACTTGCGGCGCGGCTGCCGCGATCATCGTGTCCGAAGAATTCGCGCGCAAGCGCGGCCTGCACACTGACGTGACGATCGCGGGCCAGGCGCTGACGACGGATCTGCCGAGCACGTATGACGCACGCGACATGATCCGTGTGGTCGGTTTCGACATGACGCGCGACGCCGCGAAGAGCGCGTATGAACAGGCGGGTATCGGCCCGGAAGACATCGACGTGATCGAGTTGCACGACTGCTTCGCACAGAACGAACTGCTGACGTACGAAGGACTCGGCCTGTGCGCGGAAGGCGAAGGCGCGAAGCTCGTCAGCGACGACGACAACACGTACGGCGGCAAATGGGTCGTCAATCCGTCGGGCGGGCTGCTATCGAAGGGTCATCCGTTGGGCGCGACGGGCCTTGCGCAGTGCTTCGAACTGACGCAGCAGTTGCGCGGCAAGGCCGATGCGCGGCAGGTCGAAGGTGCGCGGATCGCGCTTGCGCACAACGTCGGGCTGGGCGGCGCGTGTGTCGTGACTGTGTACAAGGCCGCGCGCTAA
- a CDS encoding acyl-CoA dehydrogenase family protein codes for MQITRTVFRDDHEMLRTSARRFLERECVPKQVEWDKAGKVDRETWLKAGREGLLCLTLPTEYGGGGGDFGHAAVLNEEINRSGVSGLGFSVHSDIIAPYIARLGNEEQKQRWLPKVCSGEAILAIGMTEPGTGSDLKAIRTTAIRDGDEYVINGSKTFISNGLNADLIIMVCKTDPNAGSKGVSLIVVEADRDGFRRGRKLDKVGQHAQDTAELFFDNVRVPVSNRLGEEGKGFAYLMAELPQERLSIAIGAAAKLEVCLDHTINYVKDRRAFNQTVWDFQNTKFKLADIKAQASAVRLLVDHYLAEHVRRRLTLEEAAIAKLFATETLGKALDEMVQLHGGYGYMLEYPVARAFADARVMRIYGGTSEVMRDLISRKL; via the coding sequence ATGCAAATTACCAGAACCGTCTTCCGTGACGATCACGAAATGCTGCGCACGAGCGCGCGGCGCTTTCTCGAACGCGAATGCGTGCCGAAGCAGGTCGAGTGGGACAAGGCGGGCAAAGTCGACCGCGAAACGTGGCTCAAGGCGGGCCGCGAAGGTCTCTTGTGCCTCACGCTGCCGACGGAATACGGCGGCGGCGGTGGCGACTTCGGCCACGCGGCCGTGCTCAACGAAGAGATCAACCGCTCGGGCGTCAGCGGCCTCGGCTTTTCCGTGCACTCCGACATCATCGCCCCGTACATCGCGCGGCTCGGCAATGAAGAACAGAAGCAGCGCTGGCTGCCGAAAGTCTGCTCGGGCGAAGCGATACTCGCGATCGGTATGACCGAGCCGGGCACGGGCAGCGACCTGAAAGCGATTCGCACGACCGCGATCCGCGACGGCGACGAGTACGTGATCAACGGCAGCAAGACCTTCATCAGCAACGGGCTGAATGCCGATCTCATCATCATGGTCTGCAAGACCGATCCGAACGCGGGGTCGAAGGGCGTGAGCCTGATCGTCGTCGAAGCGGACCGCGACGGCTTCCGGCGCGGCCGCAAGCTCGACAAGGTCGGCCAGCATGCGCAGGACACGGCTGAACTGTTCTTCGACAACGTGCGCGTGCCCGTGTCGAACCGTCTCGGCGAGGAAGGCAAAGGCTTCGCCTACCTGATGGCCGAATTGCCGCAAGAGCGCCTGTCGATCGCAATCGGCGCGGCCGCCAAGCTCGAAGTCTGTCTCGATCACACGATCAACTACGTGAAGGACCGCCGCGCGTTCAACCAGACCGTGTGGGATTTCCAGAACACCAAGTTCAAGCTCGCCGACATCAAGGCGCAGGCCTCGGCCGTGCGTCTGCTCGTCGACCACTATCTCGCGGAACACGTGCGCCGCCGCCTGACGCTCGAAGAAGCCGCGATCGCCAAGCTCTTCGCGACGGAAACGCTCGGCAAGGCGCTCGATGAAATGGTGCAGCTGCACGGCGGCTACGGCTACATGCTCGAGTACCCCGTCGCCCGCGCGTTCGCCGATGCACGCGTGATGCGCATCTATGGCGGCACGAGCGAGGTCATGCGCGACCTCATCTCTCGCAAGCTGTGA
- a CDS encoding LuxR C-terminal-related transcriptional regulator — MPQNSRSTPACRHDAGTEESGVHLRLLPPRSAARVVARERLLAQLRDARRMRCIVVQGPAGSGKTTALIAWREALLPLGFDIAWLTFTSEDDDPTVCLDDLVGSLRQVNPSIGKEAALLGGRGMDEEAVERTVIALVNGIARHPAELVLVLDDVHHLANARNHEALQWLLDYAPANLHVVFASRTILPLSLGRLRDQGLVLELDMRDLRFTAQESEAFLKAQIGDISPKDARRLHELADGWAAGLQLFAIRAKRNRQGQNDSASADIPAPLHLQDPRAFADYFEREVLSRLSPSEVDLLIRMAACARICGQLCVALVAGEQRPAEVLALLVRLESDNLFVAPVESQDAAVWYRLNPLFRETLLERFGARSERYQRDVHRAAWTWFRAHGHADEAVRHALLAGEPGEAADLVLNVARELQVGGELRKVVALIRMLPVAEIQARIGLRLWMAHLHLYARDFAACETTVAGLQSDIGHADPSLQYRLTLLQAALAVQRDDTDGAMSILPRLLEAPAEADGLIVGARNNILSWLYMHRGQYTDARRIQLDSPPILFDGAPLVGTSAGTLNGRCFVGFSYALEGKFVQAERICRDVLFEADSRGSPAAEASCLAAALLGEVLYEFNEPDAARKLIEGRVDVLERVSVPDSVLRVHTVLASAHWLAGHHLDAMAYLERLDEYASQHGLLRLVAHGLAEQVRHHLSIDHFDAAEAALARLDAIAPRVPPERATTLTAVAALTEQAHIDWCIAHEDFEAAAVRLQPLIALCEERGWQRQAVRYQMQAAVVAARLGRTAAMHKYVLSALRLGHRLGLVRSILDADRGALDVIHAVLDAIPEDPLLRFYASRLDAAHQAAVALAGRCDAPVDARGNVATGAELLSEREAEVVHLLAQALPNKKIARTLGLSPETVKWHLKNIYGKLGVSSRDEAVARVRDFELGCASGDIVR; from the coding sequence ATGCCGCAGAATTCCCGCTCTACTCCCGCTTGCCGGCACGACGCCGGCACCGAAGAATCCGGCGTCCACCTCCGCTTGCTTCCTCCTCGCAGCGCGGCGCGGGTCGTCGCGCGCGAACGGTTGCTCGCGCAACTGCGCGACGCGCGCCGCATGCGCTGCATCGTCGTTCAGGGACCGGCCGGCTCGGGCAAGACGACGGCGCTCATCGCCTGGCGCGAAGCGTTGCTGCCGCTCGGCTTCGATATCGCGTGGCTGACTTTCACATCGGAAGACGACGATCCCACCGTCTGCCTCGACGATCTGGTCGGCAGCCTCAGGCAGGTGAATCCGTCGATCGGCAAGGAAGCCGCACTGCTCGGCGGCCGCGGGATGGATGAGGAAGCCGTCGAGCGCACGGTGATCGCGCTCGTCAACGGCATCGCGCGCCACCCCGCCGAACTCGTGCTGGTACTCGACGACGTGCATCATCTCGCCAACGCGCGCAACCACGAAGCGCTGCAGTGGCTGCTCGACTACGCGCCCGCGAACCTGCATGTCGTGTTCGCGTCGCGCACCATCCTGCCGTTGTCATTGGGCAGGTTGCGCGACCAGGGTCTGGTGCTCGAACTCGACATGCGCGATTTGCGCTTCACTGCCCAGGAATCCGAAGCCTTTCTGAAAGCGCAGATCGGCGACATTTCCCCGAAGGACGCGCGCCGCCTGCACGAACTGGCCGACGGCTGGGCGGCGGGACTGCAACTATTCGCGATCCGCGCGAAGCGCAACCGGCAAGGACAGAACGACAGCGCATCGGCGGATATCCCGGCGCCATTGCACTTGCAGGACCCGCGCGCGTTCGCCGACTATTTCGAACGCGAGGTACTGTCGCGGCTGTCGCCTTCCGAGGTCGATCTGCTGATCCGCATGGCCGCGTGCGCGCGCATCTGCGGGCAGCTTTGCGTCGCGCTCGTCGCGGGCGAGCAGCGTCCCGCCGAGGTGCTCGCGCTGCTCGTACGGCTGGAGAGCGACAACCTGTTCGTCGCGCCCGTCGAGTCGCAAGACGCTGCCGTGTGGTATCGGCTCAATCCGCTGTTTCGGGAAACGCTGCTCGAACGTTTCGGCGCGCGCAGCGAGCGTTACCAGCGCGACGTGCACCGCGCCGCGTGGACCTGGTTCCGCGCCCACGGCCACGCGGACGAAGCCGTGCGACATGCGCTGCTCGCGGGCGAACCGGGCGAAGCCGCAGATCTCGTGCTCAACGTTGCGCGCGAGTTGCAGGTAGGCGGCGAGCTGCGCAAGGTCGTCGCGCTGATCCGCATGCTGCCCGTCGCCGAGATTCAGGCGCGCATCGGTTTGCGTCTGTGGATGGCCCATCTGCATCTGTACGCGCGCGATTTCGCCGCCTGCGAGACGACGGTCGCTGGACTGCAAAGCGACATCGGCCACGCCGATCCGTCGCTTCAATACCGGCTCACGCTGCTGCAGGCCGCGCTTGCCGTGCAGCGCGACGACACGGACGGCGCGATGTCGATCCTGCCGCGTCTGCTCGAGGCGCCCGCCGAGGCAGACGGGCTGATCGTCGGCGCGCGCAACAATATACTTTCGTGGCTGTACATGCATCGCGGGCAATACACGGACGCGCGGCGCATCCAGCTCGACTCGCCGCCCATTCTGTTCGATGGCGCGCCCCTTGTCGGCACGAGTGCGGGCACGCTGAACGGACGCTGCTTCGTCGGGTTCAGCTACGCACTGGAAGGCAAGTTCGTCCAGGCCGAGCGCATCTGCCGCGACGTGTTGTTCGAAGCCGACTCGCGCGGCAGCCCCGCCGCCGAAGCGAGTTGCCTCGCGGCGGCGCTGCTCGGCGAAGTGCTGTACGAGTTCAATGAGCCCGACGCGGCGCGCAAGCTGATCGAGGGCCGCGTCGACGTGCTGGAGCGCGTGTCGGTGCCGGATTCGGTGCTGCGCGTCCACACGGTGCTGGCGTCGGCGCACTGGCTGGCGGGCCATCATCTCGACGCGATGGCCTATCTCGAACGGCTCGACGAATACGCATCGCAGCACGGGCTGCTGCGCCTCGTCGCGCACGGCCTCGCCGAGCAGGTGCGCCACCATCTGTCGATCGATCATTTCGATGCGGCTGAAGCCGCGCTCGCGCGCCTCGATGCGATCGCCCCGCGGGTTCCGCCCGAGCGCGCGACTACGCTGACTGCCGTGGCCGCGCTGACGGAACAGGCGCATATCGACTGGTGCATCGCGCACGAAGACTTCGAGGCGGCTGCCGTGCGACTGCAACCGTTGATCGCGCTGTGCGAGGAGCGCGGCTGGCAACGCCAGGCGGTGCGCTATCAGATGCAGGCGGCCGTCGTCGCGGCCCGGCTCGGACGCACGGCGGCGATGCATAAGTACGTGTTGTCCGCGTTGCGCCTGGGCCATCGCCTCGGTCTCGTGCGCAGTATTCTCGATGCGGACCGTGGCGCGCTGGATGTGATTCATGCTGTGCTGGACGCGATCCCGGAAGATCCGTTACTGCGCTTCTATGCTTCGCGCCTCGATGCGGCGCATCAGGCCGCGGTGGCCCTTGCTGGCCGGTGCGATGCGCCGGTCGATGCGCGCGGCAATGTCGCGACAGGCGCCGAACTGCTGAGCGAGCGCGAAGCCGAAGTCGTGCATCTGCTCGCGCAGGCGCTGCCGAACAAGAAGATCGCGCGCACGCTCGGTTTGTCGCCGGAAACCGTCAAGTGGCATCTGAAAAATATCTACGGCAAGCTCGGCGTTTCGAGCCGCGACGAAGCGGTTGCCCGCGTGCGCGACTTCGAGTTGGGATGCGCGTCGGGCGATATCGTCCGCTGA
- a CDS encoding DUF2889 domain-containing protein, which translates to MNDPATRKPTRRLLHTRHIVCNGYERSDGLFDIEARLTDIKADTADLLYKQVPAGEPLHDLRITLTIDATGLIRRANASTDTGPSPYCAQINAAYESLAGVRIAAGFRQQVKERVGGKHGCTHLTELLGPLATTALQTLMGTRPGGGDADAHLAQMTDTCHAWRADGEVVRFVRKRRSETSRDRDAAIDAEKPTIVARSLSDA; encoded by the coding sequence ATGAACGATCCAGCCACGCGCAAACCCACCCGGCGTCTGCTGCATACGCGCCACATCGTCTGCAACGGCTACGAACGCAGCGACGGACTGTTCGATATCGAGGCGCGCCTCACCGATATCAAAGCCGACACGGCTGACCTGCTCTACAAGCAGGTGCCCGCCGGCGAGCCGCTCCACGATCTGCGCATCACGCTCACCATCGACGCGACGGGCCTGATCCGGCGCGCGAATGCATCGACGGATACCGGCCCTTCGCCGTATTGCGCGCAGATCAACGCGGCCTATGAAAGCCTCGCGGGCGTGCGGATCGCGGCTGGCTTCAGGCAGCAGGTGAAAGAGCGCGTGGGTGGCAAGCACGGCTGCACGCATCTGACGGAACTGCTCGGCCCGCTGGCGACCACCGCGCTGCAGACGCTGATGGGCACACGTCCCGGCGGCGGCGACGCCGACGCGCACCTCGCGCAGATGACCGATACCTGTCATGCGTGGCGCGCCGACGGCGAAGTCGTGCGCTTCGTACGCAAACGCCGGAGCGAAACATCACGCGACCGCGATGCCGCGATCGACGCAGAAAAGCCGACGATCGTCGCACGCTCCCTTTCAGATGCGTAA